In Streptomyces sp. NBC_00683, the DNA window GTACAGCACCTCGATCACCACGGTGAAGAACCGTGAACTGTACGAGCCGTCACTGGAGAAGGGCGAGATCGACGTCGTCCCGGAATACGCGGCGACCATCGCCGAATTCCTCAACGCCAAGGTCAACGGGGCGGCGGAGGCGGAGAAGAAGCCGGTCGCATCGGGGGACGCGGCGGCCACCGTGGCAGCCCTGGAGAAGCTCGCCGGTCCGCTCGGGCTGAAGGTTCTCCCGGTCGGCGAGGCAGTCGATCAGAACGCCTTCGCGGTGTCGAAGGAATTCGCCGAGAAGAACAACCTCACGACGCTTTCCGACCTCGGCCGGTCGAAGATCAAGGTGAAGATCGCAGCGGGCGACGAGTGCGAGATCCGTCCGTTCTGCGCACCGGGTCTGAAGAAGACGTACGGCATCGACGTCACCGGGATCGACCCCAAGGGCGTCGGGACACCGCAGTCCAAGCAGGCGGTCAAGGACGGCAAGGACCAGCTCGTCCTCACGACCACCACGGATGCCGTGCTGGACGCCTACGGGCTGGTTTTCCTGGAGGACGACAAGAAGCTCCAGAACGCCGACAACGTCCTGCCGGTGCTCAACGCCAAGGACGCGGGTGCCCCGGAGATCGCCGCGGCGCTCGGGAAGCTCACCGATGTCCTCACCACGGAGGACCTCGCCGAACTCAACCGCAAGGTCGACGCGGAGCGCGCCAAGCCCGCCGATGCGGCCAAGGAGTATCTGCAGTCGAAGGGTCTGATCAAGAAGTAGACGGCCGCGGAACAGTCATTTGAGGGGCCGCAAGGTAACCGGGCGGGAACAGATTGCCGGGCGGCCTCCCAAGTGACCCGTGCGCACGGTAAATTTCGGGCCATGCCACGTGGACGTCACCGCCATTCGCCACCCCTCCACAAAATCCTGCCCCCCTCCGTGGTGGCCGGAGTGTCGGTCGTCTGCGCCGCCGGAGCCTGGCTCCTCGCGGAACCTGTGGCGCTGCGCGTCCTGGTGGCCGCGACAGCGGCCGCCGCTCTCAGCGGCGCCTATCTGATGCGCAGCTGGGACCGGGCGGCAGGACTGCGTGTCGCGGAGCTGAACCGGGCCCGCGTCAGCGACGAGTGGAAGACCGAGGAGCGCATAGCCGAGCTCGAGGCCGACCTCGAGGAATCACGGGAACTGCGGCTCCGCCTGGAGACGAAACTGCGCCGCAAGCGGGTGGAGCTCGCCGGCCTGCGGGGCGAACACGCCTCTCTGCTGCGCCGGTACGCGAACGCCGAGACCGAGCGGGCCGGTGCCCTGGAGGGGCGCAGGCAGCTCGCCATCGAAGCGGCGGCCGTACCCCGCGAGCTCCCCACGGCCCGGTCGACCCCGACCCCGGCCGCCTACCTGCGCGCCGCCCAGGCCCTGCAGGAACTGACGCGCAACGCCGCGCTCCAGGAGGCCCGCCGCACGGCCGAGCTGGCCAGGCAGCGCGATCTCGCCGAGCGGGCCGCGGAGCGGGACTCGGAGGGCGAGGGCCCGAAGGGGAAGCACGCGGCGGCCGCCGGAGCGGGTGACCAGCACCAGCACCGCCGCCCTTCGGCCGCCCTCCCCGCACCTCAGCTGCCGTCCGCACCCGTGCGTGCGCCGCGCTCCGTACCCGCAGCTTCGGCCGTCGTCCCGTACGCGGGCGGGCGGCGCCATCTCGTCCCGCAGGGCAGCTTCGACTTCTTCGGTACGCAGAAGGCCAACGCCGCGATCGAGTCCGTGCAGAACGAGGACCTCGCGGACGTCGTGGGCGAGGAGGCCCTGGCCGCGCACCGTACGCGCACCGCCGAGAACCGGGCCGTCGGAAAGGTCATCGACCTGACCGCGCACGACGAGACCGAACAGCTTGACGTCGTCCGGCTGCGCAGCGCGATCTCCTCGTAGCCGTAGCCGTAGCCGTAGCTGTAGCCGTACGTAGCCGCTGCGCGCCGGGAGTCGGCGGGCCGCCCCGCCGACTACTTGTCGATGTCCCCGACGACGAAGAAGAGCGACCCCAGGATCGCGACCATGTCGGCGACGAGAGTGCCCGGCAGCAGTTCGGTGAGCGCCTGGATGTTGTTGAACGAGGCGGAGCGGAGCTTCAGCCGGTACGGGGTCTTCTCGCCCTTGGACACCAGGTAGTAGCCGTTGATGCCGAGCGGGTTCTCGGTCCACGCGTAGGTGTGCCCCTCGGGCGCCTTCAGGACCTTGGGCAACCGCTGGTTGATCGGCCCCGGTGCCAGGTCCGCCATCCGGTCCAGGCAGGCGTCCGCCAGGTCCAGGGCGTTGTGCGTCTGCTCCAGGAGGCACTCGAAGCGGGCCAGGCAGTCGCCCTCGGTCCGGGTGACGACCTTGAGGGTGTCCTGCAGCTCCCCGTACGCGAGGTAGGGCTCGTCGCGCCGCAGATCGAAGTCGACCCCGGACGCGCGGGCGATCGGACCGGACACCCCGTAGGCGTGCACGGCCTCGGCGGACAGCACGCCCACACCCCTGGTACGGCCCCGGAAGATCTCGTTGCCGAGCACCAGCCGGTCGTACACGTCCATCCGGGAGCGGACCGAGGCGACGGCCTCCCTGGCCCGCCCCAGCCAGCCCGCGGGAAGGTCCTCCTTGAGGCCGCCGACCCGGTTGAACATGTAGTGCATCCGGCCGCCGGAGACCTCCTCCATCACGGCCTGGAGCTCCTCGCGTTCCCGGAACGCGTAGAAGACCGGAGTGATCCCGCCGAGTTCGAGGGGGTAGGAGCCCAGGAACATCAGGTGGTTCAGGACCCGGTTCAGCTCGGCCAGCAGCGTCCTCGTCCAGACGGCGCGCTCCGGGACCTCCATGCCCAGCATGCGCTCGACGGCCATCACGACACCGAGCTCGTTGGAGAAGGCCGACAGCCAGTCGTGGCGGTTGGCGAGCATGATGATCTGCCGGTAGTCGCGGGCCTCGAAGAGCTTCTCCGCGCCGCGGTGCATATAGCCGATGACGGGTTCGGCGTGCTGGATCCGTTCACCGTCCAGGACGAGCCGCAGCCGGAGCACGCCGTGTGTGGAGGGGTGCTGCGGACCGATGTTGAGCACCATGTCGGTGCTCTCTGCCGCGCCGCCGATGCCGACCGTCGTCTCCGTCATGCGGGACAGTATCCCCCTTCCCGTTCCCGGGACCCGGCCCCAGGTCCCTCAGACCGGCGGGGGCACGGGGCGAGGCCCCGGCGCTGTCCGCTGCCGCAGCCACCCGAAGTCGCCGAGCCCGCCCCGGGCGGTGAGTTCAGCAGCCTCTCCGGCCGCCGCGAGTGCCCGCACATAGCCCGCCGGATCCGTCGACGCCCGTGCCAGAGGCGGACGTTCGCCGCTGACCCCCAGCTCCTTCAGCGCCGTCCGCTGATCCAGCAGTTCGGCCACCGCGCCGTTGCCCGCCGCCGCCTCCGCGCACGCGTCCAGCGCCACGTGCGAGGTCAGGTCGCAGCTGCCGTCCGGCACGGGCCGCACCTCGCGGCCGGCCCGGAAGCCGGTCAGTGTTCCGAACGGCGGCCTCGCCCCCCGTACATGCGCGTAGTCGACCGCGACCGCGACCCCCTCGGCCATCGAGGCGACCGCCCGGGTCCAGGCCTCGTCGCGCGGCCGGCCGATCTCCGCACGGGCACCCGGTCCGGTCAGCGGCCACCAGCGGGCCAGCCACTCCGCGTCCGCCCCGGTCACCGGATCGCCCAGCCGTTCCTCGCCGTCGGCCCGGACGAGGACGTAGCGGGCCACTCCGTCGGCGTCGGCCTCGGCGATGTCCGTCGGGACGTTGTCCAGCCATTCGTTGGCGAACAGCAGGCCCTTCGTGCCCTGCGGCAGCTCGGCGCTCCACCCGATGGCAGGGTCCAGGCCCGCCGGCCGTGGAGCGAGTTCCACGGCGTGGGCCCGTACGACGAGTCCCGGACCGGCGGACCCGGCCCGCAGCGCCGTCAGCACGCCGGTCAGCAGCTCACCCCTGCCCGCTCCCACATCCACCAGGTCCACGGAGTCCGTTCCCAGCTCGCGCGCCGTACCGACGAGCAGCCGGGCGACGGCGGAGGCGAACAGCGGGGATGCGTGCACCGATGTGCGGAAATGGCCCGCCGGCCCCTCGGGGCGCCGGTAGAAGCCCCCGTCCCCGTACAAAGCGGTCTCTGCCGCTTCCCGCCATCCGCACCAGTCATCCGTCACGTAGGCAAGTCTCCACCTTGGGGAGTACGGTCCCAGGACCTGGATCGGCCCTTCGGCTGACCCGGGTACCGATCACCTGTACCTACGCTGGGTCACGTGCAGCGCCTCTACGATTTCATCCGCAGACACCCGACGGGCGTCGACACCTTCTGGGCTGTCTTCCTGCTCGGGCTCTCCGGCATGTCCATCGTGGCCGAGCAGGGCGGTGACGGCAGGGAGCGCGTCGCGGCCGTGCCCATCGCGGTCGGTCTGTGCACCGTGGTCGCGCTGCGCCGCCGCGCACCGGAGAAGATGCTGCTGCTCACGATCGTGATGGGCATCGCGCAGCTGCTGCTCGACGTGCGTCCGGGCGCCGCGGACTTCGCCATGCTGGTGATCATTTACACCGTGTCCACCGTGGGGGAGCGCTGGGCCTCCCGGCTC includes these proteins:
- a CDS encoding ABC transporter substrate-binding protein; translation: MSRTSRIASAVIGVVALAGSLAACGGDSLEKEKSGSDSAAGADSKKGSLVVGAASFTESKVLAELYAQLLGDAGYSTSITTVKNRELYEPSLEKGEIDVVPEYAATIAEFLNAKVNGAAEAEKKPVASGDAAATVAALEKLAGPLGLKVLPVGEAVDQNAFAVSKEFAEKNNLTTLSDLGRSKIKVKIAAGDECEIRPFCAPGLKKTYGIDVTGIDPKGVGTPQSKQAVKDGKDQLVLTTTTDAVLDAYGLVFLEDDKKLQNADNVLPVLNAKDAGAPEIAAALGKLTDVLTTEDLAELNRKVDAERAKPADAAKEYLQSKGLIKK
- a CDS encoding NADH-quinone oxidoreductase subunit D is translated as MTETTVGIGGAAESTDMVLNIGPQHPSTHGVLRLRLVLDGERIQHAEPVIGYMHRGAEKLFEARDYRQIIMLANRHDWLSAFSNELGVVMAVERMLGMEVPERAVWTRTLLAELNRVLNHLMFLGSYPLELGGITPVFYAFREREELQAVMEEVSGGRMHYMFNRVGGLKEDLPAGWLGRAREAVASVRSRMDVYDRLVLGNEIFRGRTRGVGVLSAEAVHAYGVSGPIARASGVDFDLRRDEPYLAYGELQDTLKVVTRTEGDCLARFECLLEQTHNALDLADACLDRMADLAPGPINQRLPKVLKAPEGHTYAWTENPLGINGYYLVSKGEKTPYRLKLRSASFNNIQALTELLPGTLVADMVAILGSLFFVVGDIDK
- a CDS encoding SAM-dependent methyltransferase — protein: MTDDWCGWREAAETALYGDGGFYRRPEGPAGHFRTSVHASPLFASAVARLLVGTARELGTDSVDLVDVGAGRGELLTGVLTALRAGSAGPGLVVRAHAVELAPRPAGLDPAIGWSAELPQGTKGLLFANEWLDNVPTDIAEADADGVARYVLVRADGEERLGDPVTGADAEWLARWWPLTGPGARAEIGRPRDEAWTRAVASMAEGVAVAVDYAHVRGARPPFGTLTGFRAGREVRPVPDGSCDLTSHVALDACAEAAAGNGAVAELLDQRTALKELGVSGERPPLARASTDPAGYVRALAAAGEAAELTARGGLGDFGWLRQRTAPGPRPVPPPV